A stretch of Gadus chalcogrammus isolate NIFS_2021 chromosome 9, NIFS_Gcha_1.0, whole genome shotgun sequence DNA encodes these proteins:
- the gtf3c6 gene encoding general transcription factor 3C polypeptide 6: MDDEWEEEEQLVVVELAGVISNDFLSKCRGTCNILDIDSDKPMMQVGPYVFVGEYEDALGTCVLFEEGSPNGDTKESAADLKYNGHTVKRLKMQRIFLTEKKDEKDDETSTGLGQKDGTDCVEAQDSLDSSHEERSGEPQENTADDPTME, encoded by the exons ATGGACGATGAATGGGAAGAAGAG GAGCAGCTGGTTGTTGTGGAGCTGGCAGGTGTAATCAGCAATGATTTTCTTTCCAAGTGCCGCGGTACATGCAATATACTG GACATTGACAGTGATAAACCCATGATGCAAGTTGGACCATATGTATTTGTTGGAGAGTATGAag ATGCATTAGGCACATGTGTGCTATTCGAGGAGGGCTCACCCAATG GAGACACCAAGGAGAGCGCCGCAGACCTGAAGTACAATGGTCATACTGTAAAAAGACTGAAAATGCAACGCATCTTTCTAACGGAGAAGAAAGATGAGAAAGATGACGAGACTAGCACAG GACTTGGACAGAAGGATGGGACTGACTGTGTCGAGGCCCAGGACTCCTTGGATAGTAGCCATGAGGAGAGGTCAGGGGAGCCACAGGAGAACACTGCAGATGACCCGACAATGGAATGA